A region from the Pelobates fuscus isolate aPelFus1 chromosome 3, aPelFus1.pri, whole genome shotgun sequence genome encodes:
- the GRPEL2 gene encoding grpE protein homolog 2, mitochondrial, translating into MFLARVRTRAAADQLGVLLTYSSRQGRNLLCAFSAANQQRYAGDHTTTGDGTTGDQIKSVAMMSLEKKALKLEEQVQDLKERNRITMADSENVRKRTQKYVMDAKLFGIQSFCRDLVELADLVEDAVAQAAKDGLNDMTEVLSQVDGKLQSIFTKHGLEKMNPMGSTFDPYEHEVVCHVPAEGRTLGTVAMIKQDGYKLHGRTIRHAHVGLAVESPE; encoded by the exons ATGTTCTTAGCACGGGTTAGGACCAGGGCTGCGGCGGACCAGCTCGGGGTGCTGCTCACATACAGCTCCAGGCAGGGCAG GAATCTTTTGTGTGCCTTTAGTGCAGCAAATCAGCAGAGATATGCTGGGGATCATACTACCACTGGAGATGGCACTACTGGGGATCAGATTAAGTCAGTTGCCATGATGTCCTTGGAGAAAAAAGCACTGAAGCTTGAGGAGCAAGTGCAAGACTTAAAA GAGAGGAACAGGATAACCATGGCTGACTCTGAAAACGTTCGTAAAAGAACACAGAAGTACGTTATGGATGCAAAACTGTTTG GGATCCAGAGCTTCTGCAGAGACCTGGTGGAGTTGGCAGATTTGGTGGAGGATGCAGTGGCACAGGCAGCAAAAGATGGGCTGAATGATATGACTGAAGTCCTGTCACAAGTGGATGGAAAGCTGCAAAGCATCTTCACGAAACATGGACTAGAGAAGATGAACCCCATGGGGAGTACATTTGACCCCTATGAACACGAAGTGGTTTGCCATGTGCCTGCTGAGGGGAGAACACTTGGCACGGTGGCAATGATTAAGCAAGATGGGTACAAGCTGCATGGCCGAACGATTCGCCATGCACATGTTGGACTTGCAGTGGAGTCACCAGAGTGA